In Acidobacteriota bacterium, the genomic window TTTTAACTCTGGGATCTCCGCTTTTACCAGTATCTTTCCATCTTCCATCATCTCCTCGGAGAGGATTCGGTAATGATGGCGTTGAAGCAGTTCCCTCAAGCTTTCCCGTGATTGGATGTTTATATGCCCAACAAAGCCAAGCCAGCCAAGCCGTGCCCGTTCCCCAGGATCGGCAGGGAGGGATTTCTTCCTCTCCCTATGTTTTTCCCCTATAGGGGTATGAATGATCAATCTCGCCCCAGCTGAGGCTATTTGGGGAAGCTTATGGAGGAGGATATCAAGTTCCCAATCGTAGAGATGTTCGAAGACATCAGCCATTACGATGACATCGAATCTTCCCTCTTCCTTGAGCTGATCGATATTCAGTATGTCGAGTTTTTGCACCTTGGCATTTGGGGTCGAGGAGATGAGCCTTTGAGCATAGCGGACTGCATCAGCGCTATAATCGATGCCAAGGGCAAATTTTACCCTTTTTGCTGCCTGATAAAGGAGTTCCCCTCTCCCACAACCGATATCGAGTAGGCGGTCTGACGGGACAAGCTGGCAGGCGGAGAGTATGCGGGCGATTCGGGGATAGAGTGCTTTCCCTCGGCTTTTTTTGAAGAGCGCTACCTCCTCAGGACCGCCGAGCATATTCTCGAGATAATACTCGTCGTAAGTGGCCTCTGCCAGGCGGAAGAAACCTGCTCCTAAGTCGATAATCCTTTCCCCCTCTTTCTCCTCCTCCCTTTCCTCTTCTTCACCTAAATGAGCGATGATCCTTTTCACCAGTCGTTCGCCGTTTTTACTCCAGTCGAGTTCTTCTTCTGCTTTCTTCCTTGCGTTTTTCCTCATCCGGGCGAGGAGATCCCTCCTTTCAGCAAGGAGGAGCATTTTCGCTGCGAGATCGAGGTGATCGACCTCGAACCGGGGAAGGAGGTAGTCCGAGGGAAGTATCTCCTTGACCCGGGCAAGAAGACCGGTCTCCTCATTTTCCACCCATTCGTTCATAGCTGGAGCATCAGTGGTAATGACGGGGATCCCCGAAGCAAGTCCTTCCAGGATGGTTAAACCTAAACCCTCTGCCTTCGATGGTTGAACAAGGACATCGCCTCGATGGTAGAGTCCAGGAAGAGGAAGACTTTTCTCTACCACTTCAATTGCAGGATGGGAGGAGATGGCTTCCTGAACCTCTTCGGGATAGCCGGTAAGTGGACGTTGGGTATGGATGAGCAATCTCATCCTTTCGTTCGCCCGGAATGCCTCGAGGAAGGCGGAGACCACTGCCTTGGTATTCTTTCGCTCTCCTGCTCCGCCCCAACCAGCATTATGGAAGAAGACAGTGAGTTCATTCCCCCTGGCTTTGGGAAAAAGCTTCCAATTTACCCCCCAGCGGTTCAGAATGAGTTTCTCCTCTGGTATTCCTTCGTTTAGAAGTAGCTGGTAGCAGATCCTGGTAGGGCAGATGATGAGGTCGCATTTTTTGTAATGGGGTATCTCCTCTCGCTTTACCCAGTCGATGGTGAGATAGCAAGCGATGGGGATACCGGCGTTATTTAGAGCGTCGATCAGTTCAAACTGCCGTTCTTCGTTTAAGATGACGATGTCAAGGTTATTTTCATACGCCCAATCGACGACCCTTTCTTCAGGGATGAAATAATCGAGGTTTATCTCCAGATTTTCGGTAACCCACTCTCCACTCACCTCAGGGGGGATGAAACGGACCTTCCCCGGTGCTATCGGTACCGGTCCCGGTCGGGCAAGGAGGAAGGTGTTCGCTCCAGCAGAGGAGAATGCTTCAAGCATCGCCCGGGTTACATAGGCTTGCCCTCGGGGAAACCAGCAGGAGATAAAGCCGATATTGTATCTACCTTTATAGTCAAGCGTCATCTACCAACTACCGCAATACATTCCATTTTACAGTTTTTATGATATCACGTTTTACGCCAAAGAGGTAGAGCGAGGAGAGCGGTGACGGTAATAGCGGGTAAGGAGGAGGAGAAAAA contains:
- a CDS encoding methyltransferase domain-containing protein, whose amino-acid sequence is MTLDYKGRYNIGFISCWFPRGQAYVTRAMLEAFSSAGANTFLLARPGPVPIAPGKVRFIPPEVSGEWVTENLEINLDYFIPEERVVDWAYENNLDIVILNEERQFELIDALNNAGIPIACYLTIDWVKREEIPHYKKCDLIICPTRICYQLLLNEGIPEEKLILNRWGVNWKLFPKARGNELTVFFHNAGWGGAGERKNTKAVVSAFLEAFRANERMRLLIHTQRPLTGYPEEVQEAISSHPAIEVVEKSLPLPGLYHRGDVLVQPSKAEGLGLTILEGLASGIPVITTDAPAMNEWVENEETGLLARVKEILPSDYLLPRFEVDHLDLAAKMLLLAERRDLLARMRKNARKKAEEELDWSKNGERLVKRIIAHLGEEEEREEEKEGERIIDLGAGFFRLAEATYDEYYLENMLGGPEEVALFKKSRGKALYPRIARILSACQLVPSDRLLDIGCGRGELLYQAAKRVKFALGIDYSADAVRYAQRLISSTPNAKVQKLDILNIDQLKEEGRFDVIVMADVFEHLYDWELDILLHKLPQIASAGARLIIHTPIGEKHRERKKSLPADPGERARLGWLGFVGHINIQSRESLRELLQRHHYRILSEEMMEDGKILVKAEIPELKTFSFHYFWEKRAEEFSGLHRVMRLGVAISELENTDFAQKEALRSLLNQYGEDNGKILEVGCGDGRILSAIPENLIKVGADFALPMLLKAKGKGALLVNFDGENLPFKDKSFDTVLAVSLFIHLVSDEGFRKMATEIERIARGRIIL